A window of the SAR324 cluster bacterium genome harbors these coding sequences:
- a CDS encoding CTP synthase, which yields MQTKFIFITGGVVSGLGKGIAGASIGALLESRGLTVSLMKLDPYINIDAGTMNPFQHGEVYVTEDGAETDLDLGHYERYTNAVVSRVHNCTTGQIYDKIIRKERAGEYLGATVQVVPHVIDEIKEAVLRASDNVDIAIVEIGGTVGDIESLPFLEAIRQFRHDYSRENTLYIHLTLIIYTTEMKTKPTQHSVGKLREIGIQPDMLICRTPEPLPDKLREKIALFTNVPVDAVIDGLDVDFLYEIPLVYHKQKLDDKIIELLQMWTRRPKLQNWVDIVEAYKEPIDEITIAFVGKYVNQRDTYESLNEALVHGCIACNLRLNLIYINSEEITEKTVGPMLAPAHAVLVAPGFGERGTEGKILAVQHAREQQIPFFGICLGMQMAVIEFARNVANLKDANSGEFQSSHDENVIDLMSEQQGQQNTGGSMRLGAYTAHLREGTQIARIYAKPEIRERHRHRYEVMNEFVPQLESAGLVISGRNLDRDLVETIELADHPWFIGCQYHPELKSKPFAPHPLFVSFSRAALHYKQNSSIR from the coding sequence ATGCAGACCAAATTTATCTTCATCACCGGTGGCGTTGTTTCGGGCCTGGGCAAAGGCATTGCCGGAGCCTCCATTGGTGCCTTGCTCGAGAGCCGTGGCCTAACCGTCAGTCTGATGAAACTAGATCCTTACATCAATATTGATGCAGGAACCATGAATCCCTTCCAACACGGTGAGGTTTATGTTACTGAGGATGGGGCAGAGACTGATTTGGATTTGGGGCATTACGAGCGCTATACCAATGCCGTCGTGTCTCGAGTTCACAACTGCACAACGGGGCAGATCTACGATAAAATCATTCGCAAGGAACGGGCCGGTGAATACCTGGGTGCAACTGTTCAGGTTGTGCCTCATGTGATTGATGAGATCAAGGAAGCAGTGCTTCGGGCTAGTGATAATGTAGATATCGCTATCGTGGAAATCGGCGGTACCGTAGGTGACATTGAGTCCTTACCCTTTCTAGAGGCGATCCGTCAGTTTCGTCATGATTATAGTCGTGAAAACACTCTCTATATTCACCTAACGCTGATCATCTATACGACAGAGATGAAGACCAAGCCAACCCAGCACAGTGTGGGTAAGCTACGAGAGATTGGGATTCAGCCAGATATGCTGATCTGCAGGACACCAGAACCTTTGCCGGATAAGTTGCGTGAGAAGATCGCCTTGTTCACCAATGTTCCTGTTGATGCGGTGATTGATGGGCTGGATGTTGATTTTCTCTACGAGATTCCGCTCGTCTATCACAAGCAGAAGCTTGATGACAAAATCATTGAGTTGCTGCAGATGTGGACACGACGCCCCAAGCTTCAGAATTGGGTAGATATTGTGGAAGCCTACAAAGAGCCAATTGATGAAATTACCATTGCCTTTGTTGGAAAGTACGTCAATCAGCGGGACACCTATGAAAGCCTCAACGAAGCGCTCGTGCATGGCTGCATTGCCTGCAACCTGCGTCTGAACCTAATCTATATCAACTCCGAGGAAATCACAGAAAAGACAGTTGGGCCAATGCTAGCTCCCGCTCATGCTGTGTTGGTTGCACCAGGCTTTGGAGAACGTGGTACAGAAGGAAAAATTTTGGCTGTTCAGCATGCACGAGAACAACAAATTCCTTTCTTTGGCATTTGTCTGGGAATGCAGATGGCTGTGATTGAATTCGCGCGCAATGTTGCCAATCTGAAGGATGCCAATTCTGGAGAATTTCAGAGTTCCCATGATGAAAATGTGATTGATTTAATGTCAGAGCAGCAAGGACAACAAAATACTGGTGGATCAATGCGTCTTGGAGCATATACGGCCCACTTGCGGGAAGGAACTCAGATTGCGCGAATCTATGCTAAACCAGAGATTCGTGAGCGTCATCGTCATCGCTATGAAGTGATGAACGAATTTGTTCCTCAACTAGAATCTGCAGGATTGGTGATTTCTGGCAGAAATCTGGATCGCGACCTGGTAGAAACCATTGAATTGGCAGATCACCCCTGGTTCATTGGCTGCCAGTACCATCCAGAGTTGAAATCAAAGCCCTTCGCCCCACATCCTTTGTTTGTTTCCTTCTCACGTGCAGCTCTGCACTACAAGCAAAACTCCTCTATAAGGTGA
- a CDS encoding FKBP-type peptidyl-prolyl cis-trans isomerase has product MNISNNTFTNLRTKYTPPVTDEGKQGEEANGVKEENPAPELAMDASFKKLPGGLMVYVEELGKGEKVETGSKLSVHYEGWLASDFTKFDSSIDKGRPFEYNHGEGMVIKGWEKAMEGMRVGTKLQLKIPAKLAYGPSGMSGAGIPPNADLIFKLEILAAEKPVEDSKKSPNSVDLYA; this is encoded by the coding sequence ATGAATATCAGCAATAACACCTTCACCAACCTGCGTACCAAGTACACTCCCCCTGTCACGGACGAAGGCAAGCAAGGGGAAGAAGCCAATGGTGTAAAGGAAGAAAATCCAGCTCCTGAACTGGCGATGGATGCTTCCTTCAAGAAGTTACCTGGTGGGTTGATGGTCTACGTTGAGGAGTTGGGCAAGGGGGAGAAAGTTGAAACTGGCAGTAAGCTCAGCGTTCATTATGAAGGCTGGTTAGCTAGCGACTTTACCAAGTTCGACAGCAGCATCGACAAGGGACGGCCTTTTGAATATAACCATGGCGAAGGCATGGTTATCAAGGGGTGGGAAAAAGCCATGGAGGGAATGCGGGTTGGTACTAAGCTACAACTCAAAATTCCTGCCAAGCTAGCGTATGGTCCTTCTGGAATGTCTGGAGCTGGTATTCCTCCCAACGCAGATCTGATCTTCAAACTAGAAATATTAGCAGCAGAGAAGCCAGTAGAAGATTCAAAAAAATCACCGAACTCGGTAGATCTTTACGCCTGA
- a CDS encoding response regulator has translation MNSEESAFSQDQQNREITLANMASYYRVLLENVPDALFVLNTEWKITFANTWAEEIFGYSREDLDLRSLADLLIQPTQAMPKIQEITLLPPDGQGRSVECFARHQSGNVLPVEISAVRSQTSQGTMIMVSVREISARKQAEQTMRKLSHAVHFSSAMTIIADRSGCIEYVNRKFIEVTGFAEEDVCGQQMVQFYQTDSTNNAYRELWETVTVGQEWQGELQARRKNNQDYWARMLVAPVLEDNGDLSSVVVMQEDITVQKQYERSLHEAMEAANAANAAKSEFLANMSHEIRTPLNAVIGLAQLCIQTRLNPQQRDYLDKIASSAQSLLGIINDILDFSKIEANKLELEETNFSLDSVFKNISTMLSIRALEKNIELLFDVPPSLPAQLVGDPLRLGQILTNLTNNAVKFTERGEVVIAVEELERATDIIRLRFTVRDTGIGIPAEQLSQLFQSFTQVDSSTTRKYGGTGLGLAICKQLVEMMGGEIRIQSTVHQGTSFSFELSLRMASSRPASHQMIANCRNLCALIVDDNRTSCQILEQQLQALELQTEAVHSGEEALRRVGRGAFDLVLIDWRLGGGMDGIRTAKLIGSELELEKLPKILLVTAYGRDDLWPRAQQAGVGGMLIKPIQKLALHTALNNLLQPNTDPDGTDSFQSNKVVEPDLSKIRGSRILLVEDNELNQQLATELLRQRNFVVDVAPNGQEALNVLRRQSYDLVLMDVQMPVMDGYEATRFLRRLPQFKELPIIAMTANALHTDREQALEVGMNDHIPKPIELQLLLSKLLQWIPPKKNETTVLTNQPLESPPKELPANVSGLAITTALNRLNQNTSLYLRLLDVFQRNQSSTAEKMQELLAEENLVEAARLAHTLKGIAGSLGAKGLETASRTAEAQLREGNVVPDSLATLEKELKQVLKAVADLLVR, from the coding sequence ATGAATTCAGAGGAATCCGCATTTTCCCAAGATCAGCAAAACCGTGAAATTACGCTGGCCAACATGGCCTCCTATTATCGGGTTTTGTTAGAGAACGTACCGGATGCCCTGTTTGTCTTGAATACTGAGTGGAAGATCACCTTTGCCAATACCTGGGCTGAGGAAATCTTTGGCTATAGCCGGGAGGATCTAGATCTGCGAAGTCTTGCCGACCTGCTGATCCAGCCAACACAGGCAATGCCAAAGATTCAGGAAATTACACTGTTGCCTCCAGATGGTCAGGGTCGGAGTGTTGAGTGCTTTGCAAGACATCAATCTGGAAACGTTCTCCCAGTGGAAATCAGCGCCGTTCGCTCCCAAACCAGTCAGGGTACGATGATCATGGTTTCTGTGCGGGAAATCAGCGCTCGAAAGCAGGCTGAGCAGACCATGCGCAAACTCTCACATGCAGTTCACTTTAGCTCAGCGATGACGATCATTGCGGATCGTAGCGGTTGTATTGAATACGTGAACCGGAAGTTCATCGAAGTTACTGGTTTTGCGGAGGAAGATGTTTGTGGTCAGCAGATGGTGCAATTCTATCAGACAGACTCGACAAACAATGCGTATAGAGAACTCTGGGAGACAGTCACTGTAGGACAAGAATGGCAAGGAGAACTCCAGGCTCGCCGCAAAAACAATCAGGACTACTGGGCAAGAATGTTGGTGGCTCCTGTGCTGGAGGATAACGGAGATCTCAGCAGTGTGGTTGTGATGCAGGAAGATATCACGGTCCAGAAGCAGTATGAGCGAAGTTTGCATGAAGCGATGGAAGCGGCCAATGCCGCCAATGCGGCCAAGAGCGAGTTTCTCGCCAATATGAGCCACGAAATCCGCACACCGTTGAATGCGGTCATTGGGCTCGCTCAACTGTGTATCCAAACCCGTCTGAATCCACAGCAACGTGACTATCTGGACAAGATTGCAAGCTCAGCACAGTCACTGCTTGGCATCATCAACGATATTCTTGACTTCTCTAAAATTGAAGCCAACAAGCTGGAGTTGGAAGAAACAAACTTCAGCCTCGATTCAGTGTTCAAGAATATCTCAACGATGCTCTCAATCCGAGCGCTGGAAAAAAATATTGAGTTGCTTTTCGACGTGCCACCAAGTCTCCCAGCACAGCTGGTTGGGGATCCCTTGCGGCTTGGTCAGATCCTGACAAACCTGACCAACAATGCAGTCAAGTTCACCGAACGGGGTGAGGTTGTCATTGCCGTTGAAGAGTTGGAGCGTGCGACAGACATCATCCGGTTACGCTTTACGGTTCGGGACACGGGCATTGGTATTCCTGCAGAACAGCTGTCTCAGTTGTTCCAATCCTTCACTCAGGTCGATTCATCGACTACTCGGAAATATGGTGGTACAGGGCTAGGTCTAGCGATCTGCAAGCAACTCGTGGAGATGATGGGAGGAGAGATTCGTATACAGAGTACCGTGCACCAAGGAACTTCATTTTCTTTTGAGTTGAGCCTGAGAATGGCTTCTTCCCGTCCAGCTTCCCATCAGATGATTGCTAACTGCAGAAATCTGTGTGCTCTCATTGTGGATGACAATCGGACCTCGTGCCAGATCCTGGAGCAACAACTACAGGCCTTGGAATTACAAACTGAGGCTGTGCATTCTGGTGAAGAAGCTCTGCGAAGAGTAGGACGGGGAGCTTTTGATTTGGTGTTGATTGACTGGCGCCTCGGTGGAGGGATGGATGGCATTCGTACAGCTAAACTGATTGGGAGCGAACTGGAGTTGGAAAAGTTGCCAAAAATCCTGCTGGTGACGGCCTACGGTCGGGACGATCTTTGGCCTCGGGCACAGCAGGCAGGAGTCGGTGGGATGCTGATCAAGCCGATTCAAAAGCTGGCCCTGCACACGGCTCTCAACAATCTACTCCAGCCGAATACAGATCCTGATGGCACAGATTCTTTCCAAAGTAACAAGGTGGTGGAGCCAGATCTCAGCAAAATTCGTGGATCACGAATTCTATTGGTTGAGGATAACGAACTCAATCAGCAACTGGCTACCGAACTGCTCCGGCAGCGTAATTTCGTGGTAGATGTAGCTCCGAATGGTCAGGAGGCTCTCAATGTTTTACGACGCCAGTCCTATGATCTAGTATTGATGGACGTGCAAATGCCTGTGATGGATGGCTATGAAGCAACTCGCTTCTTAAGGCGCTTACCACAATTCAAGGAATTGCCCATCATCGCCATGACCGCCAATGCTCTTCATACAGACCGTGAGCAGGCGCTAGAAGTGGGGATGAACGATCATATTCCCAAGCCCATTGAGTTACAGTTGTTGTTGAGCAAATTGCTCCAATGGATTCCACCCAAGAAAAATGAGACAACCGTGCTGACCAATCAACCACTGGAGTCACCACCAAAAGAATTGCCTGCCAATGTTTCTGGGCTAGCGATCACAACCGCTCTGAATCGTCTGAACCAAAATACCTCGCTGTACCTGCGTCTGTTGGATGTCTTTCAGCGTAACCAGTCCAGCACGGCGGAAAAGATGCAGGAATTACTTGCGGAAGAAAATCTGGTAGAAGCTGCTCGGCTCGCCCATACCCTGAAGGGAATTGCGGGTAGTCTGGGAGCTAAAGGACTGGAGACGGCGTCTCGCACTGCTGAAGCACAACTGCGCGAAGGCAACGTGGTTCCGGATTCATTGGCTACTCTGGAAAAAGAACTCAAACAGGTTCTGAAAGCTGTAGCAGATTTGCTGGTGCGCTGA
- a CDS encoding LptA/OstA family protein codes for MQAGFLFYERAEEGFANEDVRGPVQILRFNEEFRASAKQGKISGNLMQADLLRQQVLLQGRSEAEPAQMELDLDEIRRQQAFNSLEELPPTSDSPEMVTLQAAQATLNSQVRRLLLEGAVELFKSPEQLRIYGGRVQVEFDATQQIQTVYAERAVCFEQPGRVARADSVRMEQATQLILLEGNAQVQTDQYNLQGESIKLYMDVSQGVAQGDDNSPIRVTILMDQPNSASNAFRCR; via the coding sequence TTGCAGGCCGGATTTCTATTCTATGAGCGTGCAGAAGAAGGATTTGCGAACGAAGATGTGCGAGGACCGGTCCAGATCTTGCGCTTCAACGAAGAGTTTCGTGCTAGCGCTAAGCAAGGAAAAATCAGTGGTAATTTAATGCAGGCCGACCTGCTAAGACAACAGGTGCTCCTACAGGGACGCAGTGAAGCGGAGCCTGCTCAGATGGAATTAGACCTGGATGAAATTCGTCGACAGCAAGCGTTCAATAGTCTAGAGGAATTGCCACCAACCAGTGATTCTCCAGAGATGGTGACTCTACAGGCAGCTCAGGCAACGCTCAATAGCCAAGTTCGGCGTCTTTTGCTGGAAGGAGCGGTAGAGCTTTTCAAGTCACCAGAACAGCTACGGATCTACGGTGGTCGGGTCCAGGTGGAGTTTGATGCAACTCAGCAGATTCAAACAGTCTATGCGGAACGAGCGGTATGCTTCGAGCAGCCTGGGCGAGTAGCCCGTGCTGATTCTGTAAGGATGGAGCAAGCAACCCAACTGATCTTATTGGAAGGCAATGCCCAAGTGCAAACCGATCAGTACAACCTGCAAGGTGAGTCGATCAAGCTTTACATGGATGTCAGCCAAGGAGTGGCTCAAGGTGATGACAATTCTCCGATTCGGGTTACTATTTTGATGGATCAGCCCAATTCGGCAAGCAACGCATTTCGGTGTAGATGA
- a CDS encoding NAD(P)H-hydrate dehydratase, with product MIEANLLDCCDRLTDAVSMQAMDHRAIEELGLPGLLLMENAARAVADWVEQRYPNSRRICVCCGSGNNGGDGYAAARLLANRGYSVSVVCLQEPNTPDAQQNFRLWQNFGPTLTFPEPAAAQAIEEADVVLDAIFGVSLRRPIVGLYADWIAAINASPAEVIGVDLPSGISADESQILETATRCESTVTFQVPKIGLWQHPGREQAGEIHVVDVCIPPHWPTGEKSTYLLTENFFRQALPKRPITAHKGTFGHLLVLGGQAGMAGAVQLASQAALQVGTGLVTAAVPGALRDRLLGVPEVMTWSASQTKDIWQVNALSELRPQLRRYSALVVGCGIGTNEEIPALLEGILLAVRELPVLIDADGLNALDPDWLRERGIPAVLTPHPGELSHLIGQPVSEFQRQRVATVRHWAQMWGVVLLLKGALTVIGTPDGQVFINPTGNPGMATAGSGDVLSGMIGGLLAQGLNPLEATLVGCWWHGTAGDWKAKQSGEVGLTAGRLIEGISPVWQQAAF from the coding sequence ATGATAGAAGCCAACCTCCTCGATTGTTGTGACCGCTTAACAGATGCTGTGAGCATGCAGGCGATGGATCACCGAGCGATTGAGGAACTCGGGCTACCTGGCCTATTACTAATGGAGAATGCGGCTCGGGCTGTCGCAGACTGGGTGGAACAACGCTATCCAAACTCCAGGAGAATCTGTGTCTGCTGTGGAAGCGGCAACAATGGTGGAGATGGTTATGCGGCAGCCCGTCTATTGGCCAACCGGGGCTATTCTGTTTCGGTAGTCTGCCTTCAGGAACCTAACACTCCAGATGCTCAGCAGAACTTCCGTCTTTGGCAAAATTTCGGTCCCACTCTGACTTTCCCAGAACCTGCTGCAGCACAAGCCATTGAAGAAGCAGACGTTGTTCTGGATGCTATCTTTGGAGTTAGTCTGCGACGTCCTATTGTTGGTCTATATGCAGATTGGATTGCAGCCATCAATGCCAGCCCTGCAGAAGTAATCGGTGTGGATCTGCCTTCGGGAATTTCGGCAGATGAAAGTCAGATACTGGAAACAGCAACACGCTGTGAGTCTACGGTCACTTTTCAGGTTCCCAAGATTGGGTTGTGGCAACATCCTGGTCGTGAACAAGCTGGAGAGATTCATGTTGTCGATGTCTGCATTCCTCCGCATTGGCCAACTGGGGAGAAGTCCACTTACCTGCTGACAGAGAATTTTTTTCGACAAGCTCTTCCAAAACGTCCGATCACAGCCCACAAGGGAACTTTTGGCCATTTGCTGGTGCTGGGTGGTCAGGCAGGAATGGCAGGTGCGGTACAGTTGGCGAGTCAAGCAGCCTTGCAGGTGGGAACCGGACTAGTCACTGCAGCAGTACCAGGCGCTTTACGAGATAGGCTTCTCGGCGTTCCAGAAGTGATGACTTGGTCAGCATCTCAGACAAAAGATATTTGGCAAGTGAATGCTCTATCCGAACTGAGACCCCAATTGCGACGCTACAGTGCGCTGGTTGTGGGTTGTGGCATCGGTACCAACGAAGAAATCCCAGCATTGTTGGAGGGGATTTTACTGGCAGTGAGAGAGTTGCCAGTTCTGATTGATGCCGATGGGCTGAATGCGCTTGATCCGGATTGGCTTCGTGAAAGAGGAATTCCGGCTGTACTAACACCACATCCGGGGGAGTTGTCCCACTTGATTGGCCAGCCTGTCTCAGAGTTTCAGCGACAACGTGTGGCTACTGTGCGTCACTGGGCACAGATGTGGGGAGTAGTTCTGCTGCTCAAGGGAGCGCTCACGGTGATTGGTACTCCAGATGGACAGGTCTTCATCAATCCTACAGGCAATCCGGGAATGGCAACAGCAGGTTCTGGAGATGTCCTCAGTGGGATGATTGGAGGACTACTGGCGCAAGGCTTGAATCCTTTGGAGGCAACCTTAGTTGGTTGTTGGTGGCATGGAACTGCTGGGGATTGGAAGGCAAAACAGTCGGGCGAAGTTGGGTTGACAGCTGGTAGGTTGATCGAAGGAATCAGTCCTGTGTGGCAACAGGCAGCATTTTGA
- a CDS encoding response regulator, with product MPNLLYIDHDLTRLGEIQHQLSEHFQLEVAFNGWEGFANSVVNKPDVVLLNLELPVMDGLELVRLVRTEPDCAHLILLGFSLKELSSEFAETAERLGLNRLVEYPFAQQLPAELFKMLPVATQD from the coding sequence ATGCCCAATCTGCTTTACATTGATCACGATCTGACACGCTTGGGTGAGATTCAACACCAACTTTCGGAACACTTCCAGTTGGAAGTCGCTTTCAATGGCTGGGAAGGCTTCGCTAACTCCGTCGTGAACAAACCAGATGTTGTTTTGCTGAATCTGGAACTGCCTGTGATGGACGGATTGGAACTGGTGCGCTTGGTTCGTACAGAACCTGATTGTGCGCATTTGATCCTACTTGGTTTTTCTCTGAAAGAACTTTCCTCAGAATTTGCCGAAACAGCCGAAAGACTCGGTTTGAATCGGTTGGTTGAATATCCTTTTGCTCAGCAACTACCAGCAGAACTATTCAAAATGCTGCCTGTTGCCACACAGGACTGA
- a CDS encoding sodium-translocating pyrophosphatase: VGDVAGMGADLFGSCAESTCAALVIGAVAFATNLEALLFPILITAIGIPLALATMFTARVQEEKDVAPTLKKMLIVSTILSVVVMFFVTKWALPATFVISGSEYTNLGIYWCYFAGAVAGLAVGLLTEYYTSHDFAPVREVAKASETGAATNIIFGLALGYHSSVGSILAIAVSIYVPFYFGGMYGVAIAALGMLSTLIIGLTIDAYGPVADNAGGIAEMSGMEEGVRKRTDVLDAAGNTTAAIGKGFAIGSAILTALALFAAFLTRADYLQPDVDLMASISLLDPLVLTGLFVGAMLPFLFSAMTMKSVGKAAFDMIEEVRRQFRTIDGIMEGKAEPDYAQCVAISTKAAVREMIPPGILILSTPIVVGFLFGIPALAGVLAGSLVAGGVLAISSANSGGAWDNAKKYIEAGNLGGKGTDTHKAAVVGDTVGDPLKDTSGPSLNILIKLSAILSLVFVPFFVEYGGLLVN; this comes from the coding sequence GTTGGTGATGTGGCCGGAATGGGCGCAGATCTTTTTGGTTCCTGTGCTGAAAGCACTTGTGCTGCGCTGGTGATTGGTGCTGTTGCTTTTGCCACAAATCTGGAAGCTCTACTTTTCCCGATCCTGATCACTGCGATTGGCATTCCATTGGCGCTAGCTACGATGTTTACAGCAAGGGTGCAGGAAGAGAAAGACGTGGCTCCTACTCTCAAGAAGATGCTGATCGTTTCCACGATCCTCAGCGTAGTTGTGATGTTCTTCGTAACCAAGTGGGCTCTGCCTGCAACCTTTGTGATCAGTGGCTCAGAATACACTAATCTTGGTATCTACTGGTGCTATTTCGCTGGTGCAGTTGCCGGACTGGCCGTTGGTCTATTGACGGAATATTACACATCTCATGACTTTGCACCCGTGCGGGAAGTGGCTAAAGCTTCAGAAACTGGGGCGGCCACCAACATAATTTTTGGCCTGGCACTTGGTTATCACAGTTCTGTCGGGTCGATTCTAGCGATTGCTGTCAGTATTTATGTGCCATTCTACTTTGGTGGGATGTACGGAGTAGCGATTGCTGCCTTGGGTATGCTCAGCACTCTGATCATTGGTTTGACAATCGACGCTTACGGTCCAGTGGCTGACAACGCTGGCGGTATCGCCGAAATGAGCGGAATGGAAGAGGGTGTGCGCAAGCGCACCGACGTGTTGGATGCTGCTGGTAACACGACCGCTGCGATTGGCAAAGGCTTCGCAATCGGTTCCGCGATTCTGACGGCGTTGGCTCTGTTTGCTGCCTTCCTGACCCGTGCTGACTATCTGCAGCCAGATGTTGACCTGATGGCTAGCATCAGCTTGCTGGATCCATTGGTACTGACTGGTCTCTTTGTAGGTGCCATGCTGCCCTTCCTCTTCTCAGCAATGACTATGAAGTCCGTTGGAAAAGCAGCCTTTGACATGATTGAGGAAGTACGCCGTCAGTTCCGTACGATTGATGGCATCATGGAGGGCAAGGCCGAGCCAGACTATGCACAATGTGTTGCCATTTCGACCAAGGCCGCCGTCCGTGAGATGATCCCTCCTGGTATCCTAATTTTAAGTACTCCAATCGTTGTAGGCTTCCTCTTTGGTATTCCTGCACTGGCCGGAGTATTAGCTGGTTCATTGGTCGCTGGCGGTGTTTTGGCAATTTCTTCAGCCAACTCTGGAGGGGCTTGGGACAATGCCAAGAAGTACATTGAAGCTGGGAACCTGGGTGGAAAGGGAACCGATACTCACAAAGCTGCTGTGGTTGGTGACACGGTAGGTGATCCCTTGAAAGACACCTCTGGTCCTTCACTGAACATTTTGATCAAGCTGTCAGCGATTCTCAGCCTTGTCTTTGTTCCCTTCTTCGTAGAATACGGTGGATTATTGGTCAACTGA